TCGGCGAAGATCTTCAGGCACGACGGATCGGTCGCGCTCTCGTCGATGTCCACCATGCCGAAATACTGGGACTTCGCCGCGTAGGGGTGGCCGGGGAACATCGCGCCGGCGTCGAGTCGCTCGCGGTCGCCGTAGTCCATCTCGACCTCGACGAGCGGGTGGGTGGAGGCGACGAGCCGGCGGATGCGCTGCTCCTGGTGGATGATCCAGCCCTCGACGGTGACCTTGCCGAACTGCGAGCCGCCGGTGAGCAGCGGTTTCTCGAGCGCGCCGAAGAACGGCGGGTTGGGCAGCGAGTCGAGCGGCACGACGGCGGACTCGCGCACGAGCCGCCGCGCCAGCGGGGCGAGGTCGGCGGCGGGATCGGTGCGGCGCGCCTGCAGGAGCTTTCGGAGCTGGTCGGGAACGATGCCGGAGATCAGCCGGCCGCCGAAGGACGGACCCTGCTTCACGCGCACGCCGGTGCGCCAGATTTCCACCCAGTTGCCGCCGTGGTCGAGCAGCTCAAGGCGGAGATCCTTGGCGCCCAGCGGCGGGCACACCTGCAGCACGAAGCCGGCATGAGGCAGGCCGATGCGGCGGCGGTGGCGCTCCTCGACGTCCGGCCGCGGGATGCCGAGGATGCCGAGGTGGACGGCCCCGCCGGTCACCGCGCGGATGTCCGTGAAATACGCCTCGGTCTTGGACACAAACCAGCCGCTGATCCAGGTGGGTTCGCCGGAAAACACCCACTCGGTGGGCAGTTCAACGTCGAAAATGTAGGAGTCGTTTTCGTTCACGCGCGGTCGCTGAACCAAGGCAGAGCCGGTCCGGTGGCGCAAGCCCTCAGCCGCGGGTGGCGGTCAGGACTTCACGGGGCCGATCAATTCCACCACCGGATCCTTGATGCCCGCGTCAAGGGTCGCCAGGCGCATTTTGTTTTCGCGGGCGATCTGCGCCAGATAACCGTCGGAAGTTTTCGCGGCGGTGCTGGCCCACGGCGGCAGTTGGGGCGAAGGAGCGGTGGCGACAAAGCCGCCCGCATGTTTTTTCAACTCGGTGAGGGCGGTGGTCGCCTGGGACAGATTGTAGCCGAAGACCTGCATCGATACCCGCAAAAACCCCAACTCACTGTGCGCGCAGGTGCGCAAATTGGCCCGGCCCACCTGCCGGACCCAGGCATGAAAGGCCGCATGGTGCGGTGAGTTGCCATGCTCCCACGCAAGGAGCGCGTTTACGTCCAGGAGATAGATCACGGAAAGTCAGCGAGGGCGGTCCGAATTTCATCCTCTGTGACCACCCGGCTGGGACGGGCCGCGTTGAACGGGAGGCCTGAAACCGGGTGCTTCCCGCGCACGATCTTGGCCGGGATCTGATCGCTCTCACCGAGCGCAGCCTTGCGCAGGTAGGCCGAGACCGAGGTCTTGGCCGCCCGGGCGTTCGCCCGGATGCGGCTCGCGGACTTGTGATCCACTTTGAAACTGAGAACGGGCATGGTATTACTTTATTACCCGGTTCCTCTCGGCGTCAAGTTCTGCCCCGCGTGCCGGATTGTGCGCGGGGTGCGCCGGAGCGGATGTCCGTGAAATACGCCTTGGTCCTGGACAGGAGCCAGCCGCTGATCGAGGGCAGAGCCGGTCCGGTGGCGCAAGCCCTCAGCCGCGGGTGGCGGCGACGTGGGTCAGGACTTCGGTCCAGCGGGGTAACAGCGCGGCGGGGGCGTGGCGGTCTCGGATCAGCTCGGCGGCGCGGGTGGATTCGCGGACGTGCAGCGTTGGGGCGGCATCGTGGGCGAGCAGGGCGTGGGCGAGCGCGAGGGGGTTGTCGGGTGCGACGAGGGGCAGGCGGGTGTCGGCGAACCATTCCGCCGTGGTCGGCGTGCGCGGGGCGGCGAGCGGGAGGCCGGCGGCGGCGGCATCGAGCACGGGTCGCAGCGGGCCGCGGCCGAACAGCGGTCCGAGGCAGAGCGTGACGCCGTCGAGGCTCCACGCCGCGGGGCGTTGGAGGGCGGGCGCGTTGAAACGGTCGTCCAGGCTCGCGAGCTGTTCGGGCTGGTTGAGCCGGGCGGGCCCCTGCCGGAAGGTCCAGCGGGCGGCGACGGCGGGGTGGCGACGTTGCAACCACTCAACGGTGCGCAGCGGAGCGAAGGCGTGGCGCGGGGCCTCGGACGCAGGGAGCGGCGGCAGCACCGGCGAATGCCATTGCGGGACCAAGGCGGCCGGGAGTCCGGACAGCTGACCGGTCTGGGCGGCAGACGCGGCGGCGGACGCGAAGCACACGGCCGTGGCCTGCCGCCAGGCATCGCGCAACAGGCTTTGCACGGCGGGGCTGGCCGTCGGGTCGGGCTCCATCGGTTCGTCGGCCGAGCAGTCGAGGAGGGCGGGGATGCCCTGACGACGGGCGAGCGTGAGCGCCCAGCCGCAGACAGGATCGAACACCGCCACGGCGTCGAGGTGGCCCCACCAGATTGCGCGTTGCAGGCCGGAGAGCGCCGCCTGCGCGGTTGGCTTGTCGGGCGCGGCGAAGAGCGGCGCGGGATTGACGATGAGCGACTCGGCGCCGGCCTGTTCAAAGTCCTGACGCAGCGGCCCGTCCTCCGTGCTTACCACGCGAGCCGCCCAGCGATGCGAGGCGACGAGGTGGCGCACGATGTCGAGCGCGCGCAGCGAGGCGTCGTCTGGCCAAAGCGTGCGCAACACGACCAGCAGGCGCCGCGGGCGGGCCGACGGAAGAGCAGGCAGGGTGCGGGCGGCCAACGAGGAGTAGGTTGCGTCGAGCAACTCGCGTGGAGCGCGGGTTCCACCTGGATGGGTCGCGGGCGTGATTCGTTGCGCGAAACAGAGGGAGACCGTGCCGTCGGGGCTTTGCGCGTAAACGCGCAGGCAGGCGGGGTGGGTGAGCGTGGCAGGGAGGTCCACGGCGCCGCGCAGGCGAGCGTGACGGGCACCGGCGTGCTGGGGAAATTTGGCGGCGAGGGCGTCGTCGGTGAGGCTGTGCGCGAGGTGGTTGAACACCAGCAGGTCGGTCGTCGCGAGCACGCCGGCGAGGGGCTTGGTCTCGTCGAGCAGCCAGCCGAAGACCGGGGCGCGGCCCTCGTGCGGCCGCGGCGTCGGGCCGGGTTGGTCGAGATGGCCGTGAAACGGGTGATGCGCGTCGCGCACGGTCCAGGTGCCGTCGGGCGAGGTTTCGAGCCGGCCCTCGACCCGCGGGGCGGGCGCGCCGTCGGGGGCCACTATCAGGTTGATCGTGCGCAGGGCGATCCATGCGCCGTCTGCATCCTGGGCCTCGAGCGTGAGCGTGACGGCCCCGTCGGTCACCGGCACGCCGAGGATGAACTCCGCGGGCAGCCAGGAACGTTCCGCGCGAAAATGCGCGGCGAGATCCACGCGCGGGAGGCCGAGCACGCCGAGATGCGTGCCGTCGCCGTGGCGCACGCGGACATCGGTGAAGGCGCAGCCGGGCTTGGCCACGAGCCAGCCGCGGAGCCAGACGACGGGGCCGGCCAGCCGCGCGTGCTCAGACGGCCATTCGAGATTGTGGAAGCAGGCGGCGGTTTCCTGCATGGCTCAGGTGCGGCGCTCGGCCACGGCGCGCATCAATCGGACATGCCGGGGCAGCGACTGCGCCTCGTGGTATTTCCGGAGCACGGCGGCGCGGGCTTTTTCCGGGCGCGTGCGGTCGCCGGCAAAATGCGCGGCCAGCGCCTGCTTCAACGCGTCGGCGAGCCGGTAGCGGTCACCGGCGGGGATGAGCCACGCGTCCTCGGGCCCGATCATCTCGGCGATGCCGTTCACGTCGGTGGAGACGATCAGCTTCCGGAAGGCCGCGGACTCAAGCAGCACGCGCGGGAAGGATTCCTCGAAGCTGGTGCAGCAGAAAATGTCGGCGAGGTGGTAGAAGTCGAAGATCTCGCCCGTCTCCGGCAGGAAGTGCGCGAGCTCGCCGAGTTGCAGCCGGGCGAGTTCCTCCTTGAGCGTCTCGAGAAACAACCCGGGCCGCGCGCCGACCATGAGAAACTGGATCTTCCGCCCGGGGTAGGTGCGGGCGAGTTCCTCCTTCAGCAGCTCGACGGCCTGGATGAACACGTGCTGGCCCTTGCGCTCGCAGACGGAGCCGATGTTCACGACGAGCACGGCCTCGGGGTCGAGCCCGTGCTTGCGGCGCAGGTCGGCGGCGCGGTGGGCGGCGGCGAAGGCGTCCACCCGGCCCGCATCCACCCAACTCGGGAGCAGCGAGAAATTACCGCGGCTGCCGAGGTGCGCGAAGACCCGGCGCGAGGAATCGGCGGTGAACACGACGCGGTCGGCGAGGCGGAAGCCGTCCTCGATGATCGGGAAAAGCGCGGGGT
This DNA window, taken from Oleiharenicola lentus, encodes the following:
- a CDS encoding glycosyltransferase; the encoded protein is MQETAACFHNLEWPSEHARLAGPVVWLRGWLVAKPGCAFTDVRVRHGDGTHLGVLGLPRVDLAAHFRAERSWLPAEFILGVPVTDGAVTLTLEAQDADGAWIALRTINLIVAPDGAPAPRVEGRLETSPDGTWTVRDAHHPFHGHLDQPGPTPRPHEGRAPVFGWLLDETKPLAGVLATTDLLVFNHLAHSLTDDALAAKFPQHAGARHARLRGAVDLPATLTHPACLRVYAQSPDGTVSLCFAQRITPATHPGGTRAPRELLDATYSSLAARTLPALPSARPRRLLVVLRTLWPDDASLRALDIVRHLVASHRWAARVVSTEDGPLRQDFEQAGAESLIVNPAPLFAAPDKPTAQAALSGLQRAIWWGHLDAVAVFDPVCGWALTLARRQGIPALLDCSADEPMEPDPTASPAVQSLLRDAWRQATAVCFASAAASAAQTGQLSGLPAALVPQWHSPVLPPLPASEAPRHAFAPLRTVEWLQRRHPAVAARWTFRQGPARLNQPEQLASLDDRFNAPALQRPAAWSLDGVTLCLGPLFGRGPLRPVLDAAAAGLPLAAPRTPTTAEWFADTRLPLVAPDNPLALAHALLAHDAAPTLHVRESTRAAELIRDRHAPAALLPRWTEVLTHVAATRG
- a CDS encoding plasmid mobilization protein, with amino-acid sequence MPVLSFKVDHKSASRIRANARAAKTSVSAYLRKAALGESDQIPAKIVRGKHPVSGLPFNAARPSRVVTEDEIRTALADFP